The proteins below come from a single Papaver somniferum cultivar HN1 chromosome 11, ASM357369v1, whole genome shotgun sequence genomic window:
- the LOC113324072 gene encoding uncharacterized protein LOC113324072, whose amino-acid sequence MRQEVLVRPASDHAPITLKCGPQRIARSPYRMEKYWLLEDSFYEVLRFWWNRLQFKGSASFVFAKKLQSLKRILKTWSSEKFKCLEKKHASYEHGILRLDRKEEVDGLSISEHNERIELCGKHKEVSHQLRQKWQCRAKVNWIANGEINTSYYHVVANGRKKANWIHKIQVGDVDFFSQAEIEDETRKYYSDLYTEDQSWRPKVDNLNFPSISEEQRITMERPIEEEEEILGVIKGLKQNKSPGPDGMPNEFYKATWDIIERDFMAVVKNFKMGEDWIGV is encoded by the coding sequence ATGAGACAAGAAGTGTTGGTGAGGCCGGCGTCAGACCACGCACCGATTACATTAAAATGTGGTCCTCAGAGAATTGCAAGGTCCCCATATAGGATGGAAAAGTATTGGTTGTTGGAAGATTCATTTTATGAAGTGTTAAGGTTCTGGTGGAATCGTTTGCAGTTTAAAGGTTCGGCTAGTTTTGTATTTGCGAAGAAACTTCAGAGCTTAAAGCGAATTCTCAAAACTTGGAGCTCAGAGAAGTTCAAGTGTTTAGAGAAAAAGCATGCTTCATATGAACATGGCATTTTGAGGCTTGACAGGAAAGAAGAGGTGGACGGTCTATCAATCTCAGAGCATAATGAAAGAATAGAGTTGTGTGGAAAACATAAGGAGGTGTCCCATCAATTGAGACAAAAATGGCAATGTAGAGCAAAAGTGAACTGGATAGCAAATGGCGAAATAAATACATCTTATTATCATGTGGTGGCCAACGGTAGAAAGAAGGCAAATTGGATTCATAAAATCCAAGTAGGAGATGTTGATTTTTTTTCACAAgctgaaattgaagatgaaacgaGGAAATATTATTCAGATCTGTATACTGAAGACCAGAGCTGGAGGCCGAAAGTTGATAACTTGAACTTTCCTTCGATTTCGGAAGAACAAAGAATAACCATGGAGCGgcctatagaagaagaagaagaaattttagGTGTGATTAAAGgtctaaaacaaaataaatctccTGGCCCCGACGGGATGCCAAATGAATTCTACAAAGCAACATGGGATATCATTGAGAGAGATTTTATGGCAGTTGTAAagaatttcaaaatgggggaagATTGGATTGGCGTTTGA